The sequence below is a genomic window from Haematobia irritans isolate KBUSLIRL chromosome 3, ASM5000362v1, whole genome shotgun sequence.
GGAGCTTAATGCGTGATATCcctccccccaaaaaatcgaaaattttataaacatcctaaaaattcaaatttattggaaatgaaatttatttatttattttatttatttattacaattctaaaaactataataaacattaaagcactagctacaaaggctatcggcttaaaggaaatgtttaattttattatattttaaacatttatctaatatttctaaaattaaaattgtaattcaatttaagaaagcatactataaaaaaaaataattgaaaatgtttttattggatcaattaccatttttatttaaattgaaagttAATTAATTTGGCGATTaaatcgaaaaaatatttttttcccaaaaaattttataaacttaaTGTGGGTATAAAATTCTATGAccatacaaataagttcaacgttaaagaaaattttcgtacaaacCCCGAAAATAGTTAGAAAGAACGGCTTTATGATCACGACTTGGCGCCAGTAACTGTTTCCTTATTTTTAGTACATTTTCTAAGAAGAAATGAATTCctaaatggtagttaaaaagCTCGCCAGTTTATAACATTTTCCCCTTATTTTAAGAAGgcattgtggaaatctcaaaaagtggagtacaatttaattcaattttcgtacAAAGTAGCAACTCTTGCCCTTTACCTTAAGTCGATATAgcgttgtccgtccgtctatctgtgggtcatatcggaccaattttgggtatagcccccatataaaccaatcccctgaTTTGAAACTACCAGTAAACGCAATGTGGgttaattttagcaaaatgtccAAAATTTTCCAGGCCAAATtttcggccttatatacttttttttattaagatataaaaattcttaaattctattttattactCCCCCTTTTATCCTTTTCTGCTTACAGTTGTAAATAATTCCTATCTGCAAATGCGAGAAATGGCATCGCTTAATCAAATGCATCGTACTGGACCCCATGTTAAAACAAGACCTCCTCGTCAACCATTGGATGGTAAACCATTTGCGAAAGGTGTTGTCCTAAAGACACTCATCAAAAAACCCAAAAAACCTAATTCGGCCAATCGTAAATGCGTTCTGGTGCGTTTATCAACGGGTAAGGAAATGGTTGCCTATATACCGGGTATCGGTCATAACTTGCAAGAACACAATATAGTTTTGTGTCGTGTGGGACGTGTTCAAGATGTACCTGGTGTCAAGTTGAAATGTGTCAGAGGTGTTTATGATTTAAATcatgttgttaaaaataaataaaattttttaaattgaagaatttattacttatttttatttaaagatgcCTTTATAcgctgaaaacattttttgtttgtttttggattcaatcacaaaactaattgacctaattatttttataattaaacaTGCATCATTGCCGATTGATGATATTATCTAGCAcagattccatgaactaaaaaacgaattaaattggctttagtggcgtatagggttcactttttgtgAAAGTATTTGGTACACctgtttgtggtcctaaaatacttctagatttttttaggcaaatcggattttaggcaaatcggataaaaactatggtttctagaagcccgagaagtgaaatcgggagaaaaagttaatattttgtacttttataagagtacatatattaaaaattaaaattgtatttttatataataaaatattaatttgaaatgttaatatttcaattaaaatcataaaaattttcaataattggcctaactgttttttgttttatttaataaaaaaatttaatagagtaGTGAGATCTTCCATTTTATTGTAGAaaacgattttaattcttgctgttcatatttatatttgttCATTGACTAAAATATTTGTGTAAAACAAGAATTAAAGGCgggtttttattacaaaaaggaAGAACCCATTGCagttggcgcccaacgtggggcccgTACAAATGGCCGTGGATGTGTTTTTTTGTCAGTCAATACACCGATGTGGTCGCACATAAATACAGATAAGCTATAACCATTCTGGAGATAACTAGATGCAGATTTTCAGTTCAATATAGCGTTTGAGATATAAGCACGGTTACCACatttggtggaattctaccaaaaatggtaggttttttacagtttggtagattggtagaattcatgatgtcttgctaaattttgcaaaatatttcactCCAGCCAAGAGgtaattcacaaattttctatagaaataaatttttgacaaatttttatatagaaataaaatttcgacaaaattttctttatgaattaaatgttgacaaaattttctgtagaaaatatttcaaaaatgttctttatatttaaattaaattttgacaaaattttgtatagaaataaaattttacaaaaatttcctatagaaataaaatattgacaacattttctatataaataaataaaattttgacaaaaatttctatagaaataaaattttggcaaaattttctatacaaataaaattttgacaaaattttctatagaaataaaattttgacaaaattttctaacgaaatgaaattttgacaaaattttctatagaaataaaattttgacaaaattttctatagaaataaaattttgacaaaattttctatagaaataaaatgttgacaaaattttctatagaaataaaattttgacaaaattttctatagaaataaaattttgacaaaatgttctataaaaataacattttgaaaaaattttcaatagaaataaaattttgccaaaattttctatagaaataaaattttgacaaaattttctatagaaataaaattttgacaaaattttctatagaaataaaattttgacaaaattttctatagaaataaaattttgacaaaattttctatagaaataaaattttgacaaacttttctatagaaatcaaattttgataaaattttctatagaaataaaattttgaaacattttcaatagcaattaaattttgagtaaattttctatagaaataaaatgtttgcaaaattttctttagaagtaaaatatttaaatttttttataaattaaattttgacaaaattttgtatagaaataaaattttacaaaaattttctataaaaataaaatgttgacaaaatcttctatagaaataaaattttgccaaaattttctatagaaataaaattttgacaaaattttcgatagaaagaaaattttgacaaaattttctatagaaataaaattttgacaaaattttctatagaaataaaattttgacaaaatgttctataaaaataacattttgaaaaaattttcaatagaaataaaattttgtcaaaattttctatagaaataaaattttgacaaaattttctatagaaataaaattttgacaaaattttctatagaaataaaattttgacaaaattttctatagaaataaaattttgacaaaattttctatagaaataaaattttgacaaacttttctatagaaatcaaattttgataaaattttctatagaaataaaattttgaaacattttcaatagcaattaaattttgagtaaattttctatagaaataaaatgtttgcaaaattttctttagaagtaaaatatttaaatttttttataaattaaattttgacaaaattttgtatagaaataaaattttacaaaaattttctataaaaataaaatgttgacaaaatcttctatagaaataaaattttgccaaaattttctatagaaataaaattttgacaaaattttcgatagaaagaaaattttgacaaaattttctatagaaataaaattttgacaaaattttctatagaaataaaattttgataaacttttctatagaaataaaattttgacaaaattttctatagaaataaagttttgacaaaattttctatagaaatacaattttggcaaaattttctatacaaataaaattttgaaaaatttttttatagaaataaaattttgacaaaattttctatagaaatgaaattttgacaaaaatttctatagaaattgacaaaattttctatcgaaataaaattttgcacaaattttctatagaaattgacaaacttttctatagaaataacattttgcaaaaattttctatagatataaaatttggacaaaattttctatagaaataaaattttgcacaaattttctatagaagtaaaatattgacaaaattgtctatagaaataaaattttgacgtaattttctatagaaattgacaaacttttctatagaaacaaatttttgacaaaattttctatagaaataaaatttgagacaaaatttctatagaaatataattctgacaaaattttctatagaaataaaattttgacaaaattttctatagaaataaaatttgagacaaaatttctatagaaatataattctgacaaaattttctatagaaataaaattttgacaaaattttctatagaaataaaattttgacaaaattttctatagaaataaaattttgacaaaattttctatagaaataaaattttgacaaaattttctatagaaataaaattttgacaaaattttctatagaaataaaattttgacaaaattttctatagaaataaaattttgacaaaattttctatagaaataaaattttgacaaaattttctatagaaataaaattttgacaacattttctgtagaaatgaaattttgcaaaaattttctttataaattaattttgacaaaattttctatagaaataaaatattgacaaaactttctatagaaataaaattttgacgaaattttctatagaaataaaatattgacgaaattttctatagaaattgacgaacttttctttagaaataaaattttgacaaaattttctatagaaatcaaattttgcaaaaattttctatagaagtaaactttggacaaaattttctatagaaataaaattttgacaaaattttctatagaaataaaattttgacaaaattttctatagaaataaaatattggcaaaattatctatagaaataaaattttgacgaaattttctgtagaaattgacaaacttttctatagaaataaaattttgacaaaattttctatagaaatcaaattttgcaaaaattttctgtagaaattgacaaactgttctatagaaatgaaattttgcaaaaaaaatttctataaaaataaaattttgtcaaaaattttctatagaaataaacttctggttGAAGTAacgttttaaattgaaatttaattggcTCACACAACTTCGTGATTCAagcaaataaaatcaatttttttctgtgtacaaccgTTGCCATTGTTCAATCATTGGTTggtgccaatttttttctacacttAAGGCATAAAACATTGTCCTCTTCAATTGTTGAAGGAGGATTTACCTTTCCTCCTCCTTGTTGTGTGTGTTATGTCTATTCACATAATCTTAAGTCAACAGCATCTCTTCATGGGTTCTGTAGGTGCTTTTCTCCTTTTTGTGGAAGAAAACTCCTTTCGATATTTGTTATTTCTTTGGACATTGTCATCGTccttttttacaaagaaataataacaaaacaggATTTCGTAAGTATTTTTACGCTTTAACATTTACTGGAGGATAATCTTTTGTGGTTTATCTATAATTTAATGCATTTCTCTTGTCGTTTTTTGCATGCTCATTATTCGTTGAATAACAATTGGCTGACGACGACTGGATGCTGATGCTGCCAACAACCAATTTGATGCTAAATGAGTTTTTGGTCTTTTTGCTTTGTCAGCCATGGGATTTTCGTCTCGCCCATACGCCTCTTTTTCACAGCAATCGATGTCTTATTCTCAATTTCACCAAGAAATTTATCGACAAAGAGGATTTATTTGTTTTgacttggcaaaaaaaaaaaagaaaatcccaAATCCCTATTTGTCCATCCATGTCTGTTGTTGCTGGGGATGTATCTTGTTGTCTTGCTTCCAGATTCTATGTTAAAGATGCattttttgtaattataatagggCTATGTGCTATTATTGCGACAGACGATCATTTGCGAGATTTCAATGCAAATTAGTCCTCATTAAAAACAAGACAAATAAGTGGATCAATTTCGAAAGACTTTAACAAAATGTGGTAAAGTTTTTGTCGATGGATtccaacacggttgccacagttggtaggattctaccaaaaatggtagattttttaatgttttgatagagtttgcaaaatattctaactTAAGGGAATTCAttaacagaaatgaaattttaacaaatttttctatagaaataaaattttgataaaattttctaaagaaaaaaaaattaacaaaattttctatagaaataaaattttgcaaaaattttctatagaaataaaattttgacaaaattttctatagaaataaaattttgacaaaattttctataaaaataacattttgaaaaaattttctatagaaataaaattttgccaaaattttctatagaaataaaattttgacaaaattttctatagaaataaaattttgacaaaattttcgatagaaagaaaattttgacaaaattttctatagaaataaaatttgagacaaaattttctatagaaatgaaattttgacaaaaatttctatagaaattgacaacattttctatagaaataaaattttgaacaaattttctatagaaattgacaaacttttctatagaaataatattttgcacaaattttctatagaaataacattttgcaaaaattttctatagaaataaaatttggacaaaattttctatagaaataaaattttgcacaaattttctataggagtaaaatattgacaaaattgtctatagaaataaaattttgacgaattttcctatagaaattgacaaacttttctatagaaacaaaattttgacaaaattttctatagaaataaaattttgacaaaattttctatagaaataaaattttgacaaaattttctatagaaataaaattttgacaaaagtttctatagaaataaaattttgacaaaattttctatagaaataaaattttgacaaaattttctatagaaataaaattttgacaaaattttctatagaaataaaattttgacaacattttctgtagaaataaaattttgcaaaaattttctttataaattaaattttgacaaaattttctatagaaacaaaatattgacaaaactttctatagaaataaaattttgacgaaattttctatagaaataaaattttgacgaaattttctgtagaaattgacaaaattttctatagaaatcaaattttgcaaaaaatttctgtagaaattgacaaacttttctatagaaataaaattttgcaaaaaatttctgtagaaataaaattttgaacaaaattttctacagaaataaaatattgcaacattttctattgcaataaaattttgaccaaattttctatagaaataaaattctgacaaaattttctataaaaataaaatgttgacaaatttttctaagaaataaaattttgataaactttctatagaaataaaattttgcaaaaattttctatagaaataaaattttgcaaaatttttctatagaaataaaattttgcaaacattttctatagcaataaaattttgcaaacattttctatagcaataaaattttgacaaaacattctatagaaataaaattttgataaaattttctatataattaaaattttgcaaaaaatttctatagaaataaaattttgaacaaaattttctacagaaataaaattttgcaacattttctattgcaataaaattttgacaaaattttctatagaaataaaattctgacaaaattttctataaaaataaaatgttgacaaatttttctatagaaataaaattttgataaaattgtctatagaaaaaaaattttctatagaaataaaattttgcaaaaattttctatagaaataaaattgtgcaaaatttttctatagaaataaaattttgcaaacattttctatagaaataaaattttgacaaaacattctatagaaataaaattttgataaaattgtctatagaattaaaattttggaaaaattttctttagaaataaaattttgcaaacattttctatagcaataaaattttgacaaaattttctatagaaataaaattttgacgaaatattctataaaaagaaaattttccaaacattttctatagcattaaaattttgacaaaacattctataaaaataaaattttgacaaaattttctatagaattaaaattttgcaaaaattttctatagaaataaaattttgtcaaatttttctgtagaaataaaattttgacgaaatattctataaaaataaaattttccaaacattttctatagcaataaaattttgacaaaacattctataaaaataaaattttgacaatattttctatagaaataaaattttgcaaaaattttctatagaaataacactttggcaaaattttatttctatagaaataaaatgatgacaaaatgttgttatagaaataaaattttgacaaaattttatattaaatataattttgacaatattttctatagaaataaaatttgaaaaaattttctttggaaataaaatttggacaaaaatttctatagaaataaaattttgacaaaattttatattaaaatataattttaacaaaattttctatagaaataaaactttgaaaaaaatttcttttgaaataaaattttgacaaaaatttttatagaaataaaattttgacaatattttctatagaaataaaattttgacaaatttccatgttacagaaaattttgtgaattccatGTACCCGGTAATTATTCCCACGGTCCTCCTGACTGTCGTCCTATTCTCCTtgagtagtttttatctgaatcTGAATATAGTTC
It includes:
- the tko gene encoding 30S ribosomal protein S12 technical knockout codes for the protein MNFLRQTLNITKQWTAQVVNNSYLQMREMASLNQMHRTGPHVKTRPPRQPLDGKPFAKGVVLKTLIKKPKKPNSANRKCVLVRLSTGKEMVAYIPGIGHNLQEHNIVLCRVGRVQDVPGVKLKCVRGVYDLNHVVKNK